The following proteins come from a genomic window of Methanomicrobium sp. W14:
- the guaA gene encoding glutamine-hydrolyzing GMP synthase — MVNTEKFIANAIEEIKEKSCGKKVVMALSGGVDSSVCAEIARRAIGDRLVPIYVDTGLMRKGETERINMVFSGMNLLTIDAGKEFMDALKGVIDPEKKRKVIGEKFIRIFEREARKTGASYLLQGTIYPDIIESEGGIKSHHNVGGLPYDIDFEGIIEPLIDLYKDEVRDVAKALGLPEEIQRRMPFPGPGLAVRCIGEVTEEKVEVAREANFIVEDEIVEKYKPWQCFAAVIGLGTGVKGDVRLLGWIVAVRAVYSRDAMTADPVELPWDVLNRIASRITAEIPGASRVVYDITPKPPATIEYE; from the coding sequence ATGGTGAATACTGAAAAATTCATTGCAAACGCAATAGAAGAAATAAAAGAAAAGTCCTGCGGCAAAAAGGTGGTCATGGCTCTTTCTGGAGGTGTTGACTCCTCAGTATGTGCGGAAATTGCAAGACGTGCCATCGGTGACAGGTTAGTCCCCATATATGTTGACACAGGGCTTATGAGGAAGGGTGAGACTGAGAGGATAAACATGGTATTCTCGGGTATGAACCTTCTTACGATAGACGCCGGAAAGGAGTTTATGGATGCCCTCAAAGGCGTTATCGACCCTGAAAAGAAGAGAAAGGTTATAGGTGAGAAGTTTATACGCATATTTGAGCGTGAGGCCAGGAAAACCGGGGCCTCCTATCTTCTGCAGGGGACCATATACCCTGACATCATCGAGAGCGAGGGGGGAATAAAGAGCCATCACAATGTCGGGGGCCTCCCGTATGACATTGACTTTGAAGGCATCATCGAGCCCCTGATTGACCTTTACAAGGACGAAGTCAGGGATGTTGCAAAAGCACTCGGCCTTCCTGAGGAAATACAGCGCAGAATGCCTTTCCCGGGACCGGGTCTTGCGGTCAGGTGCATTGGTGAGGTGACCGAAGAGAAGGTTGAGGTCGCAAGAGAGGCCAACTTTATTGTCGAAGATGAGATTGTCGAAAAATACAAGCCGTGGCAGTGTTTTGCCGCTGTAATTGGACTTGGAACCGGTGTCAAAGGCGATGTCCGCCTTCTCGGGTGGATTGTAGCTGTAAGAGCGGTTTATTCCCGCGATGCAATGACAGCTGACCCTGTTGAACTACCCTGGGACGTTCTCAACAGGATAGCGTCAAGGATAACCGCCGAAATTCCCGGCGCATCAAGGGTTGTATATGATATAACTCCGAAACCGCCGGCGACAATAGAATACGAGTAA
- a CDS encoding glycosyltransferase: MDTVRDEECTLIVPAYNEEKRIQRFLSDILPYKGPVVFICDGCDKTAGIVQSFAKENECRNILVMVFEERLGKGGGILEGIKVCKTKYAGFVDADGSTPLYEVQKLFSGLAGYDCTIGSRWLAGAKIEKKQRLTRLIQSRMFNIFVRLFLGLSFHDTQCGAKTFRKKALDEILPKIQSTGFEFDAEVLYLLVKNGFSVKEVPIEWKDTDESHVGSSDGLKMFTNLLKIRFRCG; the protein is encoded by the coding sequence ATGGATACAGTCAGGGACGAAGAGTGCACACTGATAGTGCCTGCATACAACGAGGAAAAAAGAATACAGAGATTTCTCTCCGATATTCTTCCGTATAAAGGACCTGTTGTCTTCATATGCGACGGATGCGACAAAACAGCCGGAATAGTGCAGTCTTTTGCAAAAGAAAATGAATGCAGAAATATTTTGGTCATGGTATTCGAAGAGAGACTAGGGAAAGGGGGAGGAATTTTAGAGGGCATAAAAGTGTGCAAAACAAAATATGCCGGTTTTGTCGATGCAGACGGATCAACGCCTCTGTACGAGGTCCAAAAGCTTTTTTCAGGCCTTGCCGGATATGACTGCACAATTGGTTCAAGATGGCTTGCCGGAGCAAAAATCGAAAAAAAGCAGAGACTTACACGCCTTATCCAGAGCAGGATGTTCAATATTTTTGTAAGACTTTTCCTCGGCCTTTCCTTTCATGACACACAGTGCGGCGCAAAAACGTTCCGGAAAAAGGCGCTCGATGAAATTCTCCCGAAAATTCAGTCCACAGGGTTTGAATTTGACGCCGAGGTGCTTTATCTCCTGGTAAAAAACGGCTTCAGCGTAAAAGAGGTCCCGATTGAATGGAAGGACACCGACGAATCGCACGTGGGAAGCTCAGACGGACTTAAGATGTTTACGAATCTTTTGAAGATAAGATTTAGGTGCGGATGA
- a CDS encoding aspartate aminotransferase family protein — translation MEEILGSKELEDLYFMKAFSRDLKIVKGSGSYVWDEKGNKYLDLVAGIAVCSTGHCHPDVVKAICSQAKELIHISNLFYVPNQGELAKKMVEISCIPEGKAFFSNSGAEANDGAIKLARIRTGRKNFVAFVNGFHGRTMGSLAVTHKPAIREPFGPLEPKCTFVEYGNLEDLSGAVDENTAAVIVEGIQGEAGVIPAPEGFYEGIRKICDEKGALMICDEVQTGMGRTGNWFYYQSTGVKPDIVSIAKGIASGLPMGAIVARKGLTFNPGEHGSTFAGGPLVCAGALATIGVIEKNLKDVPKKGKIIMDGLKEYSPRGMGLIIGVPAGEERCAKIASICREKGVLVNCASHGTIRLVPPLTITEGELKEGVSVIKEAFDATA, via the coding sequence ATGGAAGAAATACTCGGTTCGAAGGAGCTTGAAGACCTCTATTTCATGAAGGCCTTCAGCCGTGATCTTAAAATTGTAAAGGGAAGCGGCAGTTACGTCTGGGACGAAAAAGGAAATAAATACCTTGATCTTGTCGCAGGAATTGCTGTGTGCAGTACAGGTCACTGCCACCCCGATGTTGTAAAGGCAATCTGCAGCCAGGCAAAGGAGCTGATTCATATCTCAAACCTCTTCTATGTCCCGAACCAGGGAGAGCTTGCAAAAAAGATGGTTGAGATATCCTGTATTCCCGAGGGAAAGGCTTTCTTTTCCAATTCCGGTGCGGAGGCAAACGATGGTGCAATTAAGCTTGCCAGAATCAGAACAGGAAGAAAGAATTTCGTCGCCTTTGTAAATGGATTTCACGGGCGCACTATGGGTTCCCTTGCGGTTACTCACAAACCTGCGATAAGAGAACCCTTCGGACCTCTTGAGCCCAAGTGTACGTTCGTTGAGTACGGAAACCTTGAGGATCTCTCAGGGGCTGTTGATGAGAATACGGCCGCGGTGATTGTCGAGGGAATCCAGGGCGAGGCCGGAGTAATTCCTGCACCAGAAGGTTTTTATGAAGGCATCAGGAAAATATGCGATGAAAAAGGTGCTCTTATGATCTGCGATGAAGTCCAGACCGGAATGGGCAGGACCGGTAACTGGTTCTATTACCAGAGTACAGGTGTGAAACCTGATATCGTATCAATAGCGAAGGGAATTGCAAGCGGTCTTCCAATGGGTGCAATTGTGGCCCGTAAAGGCCTGACATTTAACCCCGGAGAGCACGGGAGCACTTTTGCAGGCGGTCCTCTTGTCTGTGCCGGAGCTCTTGCAACAATCGGCGTAATTGAAAAGAACTTAAAAGACGTCCCGAAAAAAGGCAAAATAATAATGGACGGTCTCAAAGAGTATTCACCCCGCGGGATGGGTTTGATTATAGGCGTCCCGGCAGGAGAGGAGCGTTGCGCAAAGATTGCGTCAATATGCCGTGAAAAGGGTGTTCTGGTAAACTGTGCATCGCACGGTACAATACGTCTTGTCCCGCCTCTGACGATAACTGAGGGCGAGCTGAAAGAGGGTGTATCCGTAATCAAAGAAGCGTTTGATGCGACTGCCTGA
- a CDS encoding adenylate kinase family protein has protein sequence MTVCITGTPGTGKSSVSKVLKKRGYNVVSQNDTAKKYIIGADPDRNTEIIDEDKWVEEFKPFDGIIEGHITHLLPCRRLVVLRCRPDVLKKRLLKRGYSEEKASENAMAEALDVVLVESLEVHPGDIIFESDTTFADVEKTADEIEMFIEGKTSFRYGSTDWSEYLGERI, from the coding sequence ATGACGGTCTGCATAACAGGAACACCAGGAACGGGAAAGTCGTCTGTCTCAAAAGTCCTGAAAAAAAGAGGCTACAATGTAGTGTCCCAGAATGATACGGCAAAAAAATACATCATAGGAGCTGATCCTGACAGGAATACTGAAATAATTGATGAGGACAAATGGGTTGAAGAGTTTAAGCCTTTTGATGGGATAATCGAAGGGCATATAACCCATCTGCTTCCGTGCAGGCGTCTGGTAGTGCTTCGGTGCAGACCAGACGTCCTTAAAAAACGTCTTTTAAAACGTGGCTATTCGGAAGAAAAAGCATCCGAAAATGCAATGGCAGAGGCCCTGGATGTCGTTCTGGTAGAATCTCTTGAAGTTCATCCCGGGGATATAATATTTGAGTCTGACACGACGTTTGCGGATGTTGAAAAAACCGCCGACGAAATAGAGATGTTTATTGAGGGTAAAACTTCTTTCAGGTACGGCAGTACTGACTGGTCAGAATACTTAGGTGAAAGAATATGA
- a CDS encoding nitrogenase component 1 encodes MNSKNLPKNTSRLDGCTVTGALTVTAFIKDAATIVHGPAGCTHQSSSVFHSTMLYNECFDIPEIFTSGLNENGVIFGGEGMLRDAIEEALTDDYKCIFVVGTCISDTIGDDIDAVCESYDEIPVIPVQTSGFLGGSFERGFISALKSASKLIEPDKINPADAGQSSSFERPENNRPVVNIIGEKNLEYEAESNFSEVKRLINLLGADINVRFVRNIYVDDIKKFADASLNVIREDPTGEIKSHFDNLTNIPSISSYPYGISGTTEFLRLAGKYLKISPARAIEEETENQKEMFSQFEDLKGEKISFDSFGFQKTENSLLGEIAYYAGIVTNPEGTVIPVPFYTPVGTTGVKRTLMQWRRFINA; translated from the coding sequence ATGAACTCGAAAAACTTGCCCAAAAATACATCACGGCTTGACGGGTGTACTGTAACAGGTGCACTGACGGTCACTGCATTCATAAAGGATGCGGCAACGATAGTTCACGGTCCGGCCGGGTGCACCCACCAGTCGTCATCGGTTTTTCATTCGACAATGCTCTACAACGAATGCTTCGATATTCCTGAGATTTTTACATCAGGGCTGAACGAGAACGGAGTCATATTCGGCGGAGAAGGGATGCTCAGAGACGCAATAGAAGAGGCATTAACTGACGACTACAAATGCATATTTGTAGTCGGAACCTGCATAAGCGACACTATAGGCGATGATATAGATGCCGTTTGCGAAAGTTACGATGAAATTCCCGTAATTCCCGTTCAGACATCAGGATTTCTCGGGGGCTCTTTTGAAAGAGGTTTTATATCGGCACTGAAAAGTGCATCAAAACTTATTGAACCTGACAAAATAAATCCGGCTGATGCAGGACAATCATCCTCTTTTGAAAGGCCTGAAAATAACAGGCCTGTCGTTAATATAATCGGGGAAAAAAACCTTGAATACGAGGCCGAATCAAACTTCTCGGAAGTAAAGAGGCTTATAAACCTCCTTGGGGCTGACATAAACGTCAGATTCGTGAGAAACATATACGTTGACGATATCAAAAAATTTGCAGACGCATCACTAAACGTAATCCGCGAAGACCCTACAGGAGAGATAAAAAGCCATTTTGATAATCTTACCAATATCCCGTCGATATCCTCATACCCTTACGGCATCTCGGGAACGACTGAATTTTTAAGACTTGCAGGGAAGTACCTAAAAATTTCACCGGCCCGGGCAATAGAGGAGGAAACGGAGAACCAGAAGGAAATGTTCTCACAGTTTGAGGACTTAAAAGGGGAAAAAATCTCCTTTGACTCATTCGGGTTCCAGAAAACGGAAAACAGTCTCCTCGGAGAAATTGCCTATTACGCAGGAATTGTTACCAACCCCGAGGGAACGGTAATACCGGTTCCCTTTTACACGCCTGTCGGCACAACCGGAGTCAAAAGAACTCTTATGCAGTGGAGACGGTTTATAAATGCGTGA
- a CDS encoding DJ-1/PfpI family protein: MIKVLVVIAPKRYREEEYEETAKALDRAGIKYDVASTIKGTCEGMMGGTQESSLLISDAKEENYDGIVIIGGLGASDFLWKEEPLVELVKQFDEKKKVVAAICLAPVVLARAGILKGKQATVFETPASRELLRQGGANFVKVHVVSDMNIITADHPISASEFAEAVLDKLGC; encoded by the coding sequence ATGATAAAAGTTCTGGTTGTTATAGCACCAAAAAGATACCGTGAAGAGGAGTATGAAGAGACCGCAAAAGCCCTTGACAGGGCCGGAATAAAATACGACGTTGCCTCCACAATAAAAGGAACATGCGAAGGCATGATGGGCGGGACACAGGAGTCATCTCTTCTGATATCGGATGCAAAAGAGGAAAACTACGACGGGATAGTCATAATAGGCGGCCTTGGTGCAAGCGACTTTTTATGGAAGGAAGAGCCTCTTGTTGAGCTTGTAAAGCAATTTGACGAAAAAAAGAAGGTTGTTGCGGCCATATGCCTTGCTCCGGTAGTCCTTGCACGTGCCGGAATTTTGAAGGGAAAACAGGCAACGGTATTTGAGACGCCTGCATCAAGGGAACTCCTGAGACAGGGCGGCGCAAACTTCGTAAAAGTGCACGTAGTATCGGATATGAACATTATAACGGCAGATCACCCCATATCCGCATCAGAATTTGCAGAAGCAGTCCTGGATAAACTTGGCTGCTGA
- a CDS encoding histidinol-phosphate transaminase gives MKNLIRKVFEDGGYVFATNALVIAKNAGFENPARLASNENPKSPSKYAVEEAVKSLDSLNRYPDETAEAFVGALNDYHGQGYNIVTGVGMDGVIETVVRTLVDCKDKVCISTPTFSFYGLSVRAQGGEAVNVRRENDFTVDCDRFIERCKGAKFAILCTPNNPTGTVTPVADIEYILKRIDCMLFLDNAYVDFCDTDYRPLMEKYDNLIIGRTMSKAFGLAGMRVGYAFVPEWFMPYFLRAQTPFALNSVAIAAASGALKDREYVRDYLSHVKEWRSRFEKESGYPVYPSGSNFVMIDVSPMKGDDAMRKLAEKGVIVRSCASFPTLGDTFIRVSVGDDWENELFLKSIKEI, from the coding sequence ATGAAGAATCTCATCAGAAAGGTATTTGAGGACGGGGGCTATGTTTTTGCAACAAACGCATTGGTTATAGCAAAAAATGCAGGGTTTGAAAACCCGGCCCGCCTTGCAAGCAATGAAAACCCAAAAAGTCCTTCAAAATACGCTGTTGAAGAAGCGGTAAAGTCACTTGATTCCCTGAACAGGTACCCCGACGAGACTGCAGAGGCCTTTGTCGGGGCTTTGAATGACTATCACGGTCAGGGGTACAATATAGTTACTGGCGTCGGGATGGACGGCGTCATAGAGACTGTTGTCAGGACACTTGTTGACTGCAAAGACAAAGTCTGCATAAGTACACCAACATTTTCGTTTTACGGTCTTTCGGTCAGGGCGCAGGGGGGAGAGGCGGTAAATGTCAGGAGGGAAAATGACTTTACGGTCGACTGCGACAGGTTTATTGAAAGATGCAAAGGCGCAAAATTTGCTATATTATGCACGCCGAACAACCCTACAGGGACCGTGACGCCCGTAGCTGACATAGAGTATATCCTTAAAAGAATTGACTGCATGCTCTTTCTGGACAACGCATACGTCGATTTTTGTGATACCGATTACAGACCTCTTATGGAGAAGTACGACAATCTTATAATCGGAAGGACGATGTCAAAGGCATTCGGCCTTGCGGGAATGAGAGTCGGATACGCTTTTGTTCCGGAATGGTTCATGCCTTATTTCCTTCGTGCACAGACTCCGTTCGCGCTGAATTCGGTTGCCATCGCGGCTGCATCGGGTGCCCTGAAAGACAGGGAATATGTCAGGGATTACCTCTCCCACGTGAAAGAATGGCGCAGCCGTTTTGAAAAAGAGTCAGGCTACCCCGTGTACCCTTCAGGATCAAATTTCGTCATGATTGACGTATCTCCGATGAAGGGAGATGATGCGATGCGAAAACTTGCGGAAAAGGGAGTAATTGTTAGGTCATGCGCAAGTTTTCCGACACTAGGGGACACCTTTATCAGGGTGAGTGTCGGGGATGACTGGGAGAATGAGCTTTTCCTGAAGTCCATAAAAGAGATTTAA
- a CDS encoding CDP-alcohol phosphatidyltransferase family protein has protein sequence MTLDNYRPHVAGIVTPVARTCVKIGLTPNACTILAFIAAVIAGAFFYEYWIIAGVVFVFLNAFFDAIDGAVAREMNAASLRGDFLDHVLDRYADIFIICGIFGGSLAPWQIGVFALTGVLMSSYLGTQAQAVGAGRYYGGVLGRADRLVLLIGGGVVTVLIPAGVYGMSILGWVLVIFGFLGHFTAIQRFAHVWRELKR, from the coding sequence ATGACACTTGACAATTACCGCCCCCATGTTGCAGGAATAGTGACCCCTGTTGCAAGGACATGCGTAAAAATAGGACTGACACCAAATGCATGCACTATACTTGCCTTTATAGCCGCAGTTATTGCCGGCGCCTTCTTTTATGAATACTGGATAATCGCGGGTGTGGTTTTTGTATTCCTGAATGCATTCTTCGATGCAATAGACGGTGCTGTTGCGCGGGAAATGAATGCTGCAAGTCTGCGCGGTGATTTTCTTGACCATGTTCTTGACCGTTATGCAGACATATTCATAATCTGCGGAATATTTGGGGGAAGCCTTGCACCCTGGCAGATTGGTGTTTTTGCGCTTACAGGTGTTTTAATGTCTTCCTATCTTGGCACGCAGGCACAGGCTGTCGGTGCAGGAAGATATTATGGCGGCGTGCTCGGCAGGGCTGACAGGCTTGTCCTTTTAATCGGGGGCGGAGTGGTAACAGTACTCATTCCGGCAGGGGTTTATGGGATGAGTATTTTAGGCTGGGTTCTTGTTATTTTCGGTTTCCTTGGTCATTTCACGGCAATTCAGCGTTTTGCCCATGTGTGGCGGGAACTTAAAAGATAA
- a CDS encoding nitrogenase component 1 — translation MREACSNPLWPCAMTGAASALAGISDLGVIVNGSSGCYYYADMAIPDTLYSTFLVEDEVIFGTAERLTETVESVSQFCKKVAVINTCVPSIMGEDIKSILSDYDVFFVDAGGFKGDFDSGWKSACEALALSCNESEKSVNIEGICSLDPYYIGNLNEAKRLLSLADIPAGPVFFHDTYDAIKNPSCLSVSVNPDYNTGAAKKCPAILGTPEEVEKAVEDISAYFPESNPEKITNLSEETSEILTKAGDNYLRKNDPPRVAVFSTKNYTEFACRILTEYMDAEIVFAGARNGESSMCSGVKIEHVNSIRPVSSRIKEEKPDLLIGSSYEYARFPEIPFMGLTFPIRHIKMLFHRPLAGIEGSLYFLDSAINALESKKRN, via the coding sequence ATGCGTGAAGCCTGCTCAAATCCTCTTTGGCCGTGTGCAATGACAGGAGCCGCCTCCGCTCTTGCAGGCATAAGCGACCTGGGTGTCATTGTAAACGGGTCATCCGGGTGCTACTACTACGCGGATATGGCCATTCCCGATACATTGTACAGCACATTTCTTGTCGAAGATGAAGTAATCTTCGGGACAGCAGAAAGACTGACCGAAACTGTAGAGAGTGTCTCTCAGTTCTGCAAAAAAGTCGCGGTCATAAACACCTGCGTCCCTTCCATTATGGGAGAAGACATTAAAAGTATTCTGTCAGACTATGACGTGTTTTTCGTTGATGCCGGAGGATTTAAAGGTGATTTTGACTCAGGATGGAAGAGCGCCTGTGAAGCACTCGCCCTCTCATGCAACGAGTCAGAAAAATCAGTAAACATTGAAGGAATATGCTCCCTTGACCCCTATTATATAGGCAATTTAAATGAGGCTAAAAGACTTTTAAGCCTTGCAGATATTCCCGCGGGGCCGGTCTTTTTCCATGACACTTATGATGCGATAAAAAATCCGTCATGCCTTTCGGTTTCAGTTAACCCTGACTACAACACAGGCGCTGCAAAGAAATGTCCCGCCATCCTCGGAACTCCTGAAGAGGTAGAAAAGGCAGTTGAAGATATTTCGGCTTACTTCCCGGAATCCAACCCTGAAAAGATAACCAACCTTTCAGAAGAGACCTCGGAAATTCTTACAAAAGCCGGAGACAATTACCTCAGGAAAAACGACCCGCCACGTGTTGCGGTATTTTCAACGAAAAACTACACAGAGTTTGCATGCAGAATACTTACAGAATACATGGATGCCGAAATAGTTTTTGCCGGCGCAAGAAACGGGGAATCGTCCATGTGTTCAGGTGTAAAAATAGAGCATGTGAACAGCATCCGTCCTGTATCATCACGTATAAAAGAAGAAAAACCCGACCTTCTCATTGGGTCTTCATACGAATACGCCAGGTTCCCGGAAATACCGTTTATGGGTCTTACATTCCCGATAAGACATATAAAAATGCTTTTTCACAGACCTCTCGCGGGAATCGAAGGAAGCCTTTATTTCCTGGACTCTGCAATAAACGCTCTTGAATCCAAAAAAAGAAACTGA
- a CDS encoding CTP synthase, whose translation MKYVVVTGGVMSGLGKGITTASIGRILKNRGYSVTAVKIDPYLNIDAGTMNPAQHGEVFVLKDGGEVDLDLGNYERFLDINLTSDHNITTGKVYQTVIEKERRGDYLGATVQIIPHITDQIKEFIRKAAENSNGNGTAEICLVEVGGTVGDIESMPFLEAVRQMAGELNKKDIVLVHVTLVPEDNMGDHKTKPTQHSVKVLRELGLHPDIIVGRSETVMNSSTKRKISDFCDVSQKAVISAATAKDIYEVPMEMEKEGLADVIRDFLGLEERPVKNDWYRIVSREYTKRASVAIVTKYGVEDVYISIKEALKHAGRSLSTEVDIYWVDAESYEESELRDVDGILIPGGFGPRGIEGKIRAIKYARENNIPFLGLCLGFQLAVVEFCRSVLGWENAISEEMGEGKHVIAILPEQEDVTDLGGTMRLGNCTVDLKDNTMIKKLYGSDTVVERHRHRYEVNPEYIGDIEKSGLVFSGSSGPRMESCEIPEKDFFLATQFHPEFKSTPTHPSPPYIGFVEACANRRKGE comes from the coding sequence TTGAAATACGTTGTTGTTACAGGCGGTGTGATGAGTGGCCTTGGAAAAGGGATAACCACTGCGTCCATCGGCAGAATCCTTAAAAACAGGGGATATAGTGTTACTGCTGTGAAAATAGATCCTTACCTGAATATAGATGCCGGGACCATGAACCCGGCGCAGCACGGTGAAGTGTTCGTTTTAAAAGACGGCGGAGAAGTTGACCTGGACCTTGGCAACTACGAGAGATTTCTGGATATCAACCTGACGTCTGACCACAATATCACTACAGGAAAGGTCTACCAGACTGTTATAGAAAAAGAGAGGCGCGGGGACTACCTCGGTGCAACAGTCCAGATAATTCCGCATATCACAGACCAGATAAAGGAATTCATACGAAAGGCCGCAGAGAACTCAAACGGCAACGGTACAGCAGAAATCTGTCTTGTGGAAGTTGGAGGAACGGTCGGAGACATAGAAAGCATGCCGTTTCTTGAGGCCGTGCGCCAGATGGCAGGCGAACTTAATAAAAAAGATATAGTCCTTGTCCATGTGACACTCGTCCCGGAGGACAATATGGGTGATCATAAGACAAAGCCTACGCAGCACTCGGTGAAAGTTTTGCGTGAACTTGGTCTTCACCCGGATATAATTGTCGGAAGAAGCGAGACCGTTATGAACTCATCGACAAAAAGAAAGATATCGGATTTCTGTGACGTTTCACAAAAGGCGGTCATTTCGGCTGCGACTGCAAAGGATATCTATGAAGTGCCGATGGAAATGGAAAAAGAAGGGCTGGCAGATGTCATACGCGACTTCCTCGGTCTTGAGGAGAGGCCTGTGAAAAACGACTGGTACAGGATTGTCAGCCGGGAGTACACAAAAAGGGCTTCGGTTGCAATCGTAACCAAATACGGTGTGGAAGACGTTTACATCTCGATAAAGGAGGCACTGAAACACGCGGGCAGAAGTCTTTCAACGGAGGTTGACATATACTGGGTGGATGCAGAATCCTATGAAGAGAGTGAACTCCGTGACGTCGACGGAATTTTAATCCCCGGCGGCTTCGGGCCGAGAGGAATCGAAGGAAAAATCCGTGCCATAAAATATGCACGTGAAAACAACATCCCGTTCCTTGGCCTGTGTCTTGGCTTCCAGCTTGCAGTCGTGGAATTCTGCAGAAGCGTTCTCGGGTGGGAGAACGCCATCTCTGAAGAAATGGGCGAAGGAAAGCACGTGATTGCCATACTTCCTGAACAGGAGGATGTGACCGACCTCGGCGGGACTATGAGGCTTGGTAACTGTACCGTTGATTTGAAGGATAATACGATGATAAAAAAACTTTACGGGTCTGATACGGTTGTCGAGCGTCACCGCCACAGGTATGAGGTCAACCCTGAGTATATCGGTGATATCGAAAAGTCCGGTCTTGTGTTTTCAGGCTCGTCAGGGCCCAGGATGGAGTCCTGCGAAATCCCTGAAAAGGACTTTTTCCTTGCAACGCAGTTTCATCCTGAGTTTAAGTCGACCCCGACACACCCGTCACCACCTTACATAGGTTTTGTTGAGGCGTGCGCTAACAGAAGAAAGGGCGAGTGA
- a CDS encoding PaaI family thioesterase produces MTYPEELSRKGRAANPYFGLMGIDPESFGDGSAVLKMHVRPDMLNGVGWLQGGIYVSLIDESMALAIFTVLEEGKGIATVSQTTNFYKGVREGEICAKAVVSRKGRKIIFAEGFCYVKGDEAKVLARTTASFVVV; encoded by the coding sequence ATGACGTATCCTGAAGAATTATCCAGAAAAGGAAGAGCTGCAAACCCGTATTTTGGTCTTATGGGAATTGATCCCGAGAGTTTCGGGGACGGTTCGGCAGTCCTTAAGATGCATGTCCGTCCTGATATGTTAAATGGCGTGGGCTGGCTTCAGGGGGGAATATATGTGTCCTTAATAGACGAATCCATGGCTCTTGCCATCTTTACTGTTCTTGAGGAAGGAAAAGGTATTGCAACGGTCTCTCAGACCACAAATTTTTACAAAGGTGTCCGTGAAGGGGAAATCTGCGCAAAAGCCGTTGTTTCACGCAAGGGAAGAAAAATAATCTTTGCCGAAGGCTTCTGTTATGTCAAAGGTGATGAGGCAAAGGTTCTTGCAAGGACAACTGCTTCATTTGTAGTTGTCTGA
- a CDS encoding NifB/NifX family molybdenum-iron cluster-binding protein has product MKRLVVAGMGNGSPDDSVSPVFGRCGTFCVVDLSGNKVKTSTVISNEAVDRPGSAGLIAADSVVKLGADAVVAGDFGRMSTRVFMDSGIKQYIIRNATVSEAIERMISGGGRCLDSQSVMSSERPDLGRRSIHFGTAVFCEKEGSFICKSCGCTMPRKRESERVYCPNCGNIME; this is encoded by the coding sequence TTGAAACGGCTTGTAGTCGCAGGCATGGGGAACGGAAGTCCTGATGACAGTGTTTCGCCCGTTTTTGGGAGATGCGGGACATTCTGTGTAGTTGATCTTTCAGGGAACAAAGTAAAAACAAGTACAGTAATTTCGAATGAAGCAGTGGACAGGCCGGGAAGTGCAGGTCTTATTGCTGCTGACTCTGTTGTAAAACTCGGAGCTGATGCTGTCGTTGCAGGAGATTTTGGGAGGATGTCGACCAGAGTCTTCATGGACTCGGGTATAAAGCAGTATATTATCAGAAACGCGACAGTCAGTGAAGCTATAGAAAGAATGATTTCAGGCGGGGGCCGGTGCCTTGACAGCCAAAGTGTAATGTCTTCGGAAAGACCTGATCTGGGCAGAAGGAGTATACATTTCGGGACCGCTGTTTTCTGTGAAAAAGAGGGTTCATTTATATGCAAAAGCTGCGGGTGCACTATGCCAAGAAAAAGGGAGAGTGAAAGGGTTTACTGTCCTAACTGCGGAAATATAATGGAATAA